A single window of Lutzomyia longipalpis isolate SR_M1_2022 chromosome 1, ASM2433408v1 DNA harbors:
- the LOC129797075 gene encoding protein krasavietz, whose protein sequence is MSQKTERPVLSGQRIKTRKRDEREKYDPTGFRDAVIAGLEKTGGDLEQISKYLHNAGNKLDYRRYGEVLFDILIAGGLLVPGGSISQDGENPCTQCCIFNASEDMESLRNQEQVFINLMRRHKYLEKMFEEEMRKVLVFIKGFTPSERVKLARMTALWIGNGSVPPTVLSVLINEHLIKDGIALDFLIEVFVTFKQEKGMSSLTQALKKGSIEKRLMEFFPLNKRTEEYFKSVFISKDLTDIVKLHEARASQEAKRDLQQLLNDAINDNKSATEIIEDVKEAALKSNISEHEVIGLIWTTVMSLVEWNKKEELVADQALKHLKQHTQLLQAFTTTDRAELALILRVQEFCYDNMNFMKVFSKIILLFYKAEVVSEHSIFKWYKEAHSPKGKMHFLEQMKKFIEWLQNAEEESESEDQGDKVASGE, encoded by the exons ATGAGTCAAAAAACAGAGAGACCAGTTCTATCAGGTCAACGCATTAAGACCAGGAAGAGAG ATGAAAGAGAGAAGTATGACCCCACGGGTTTCCGTGATGCGGTCATTGCTGGACTTGAAAAAACCGGTGGCGATTTAGAGCAAATCTCAAAGTATCTCCACAACGCTGGCAATAAGTTAGATTATCGTCGCTACGGAGAAGTACTATTTGACATTCTTATTGCTGGTGGTCTTCTTG TTCCCGGAGGATCAATTTCTCAAGATGGCGAAAATCCGTGTACACAGTGttgcatttttaatgcttCTGAAGACATGGAGTCCCTGCGCAATCAGGAGCAG GTCTTCATTAATCTCATGCGTCGACACAAGTACTtggaaaaaatgtttgaagaagaaatgagaaaagttctcGTCTTCATAAAAGGTTTCACACCAAGCGAACGAGTTAAATTGGCTCGTATGACCGCATTGTGGATTG GAAATGGATCTGTTCCACCAACTGTTCTCTCGGTACTAATCAATGAACATCTAATAAAGGATGGCATTGCCTTGGATTTCCTCATTGAGGTATTTGTCACCTTTAAGCAGGAAAAGGGAATGTCATCCTTGACGCAGGCACTCAAGAAGGGTAGTATTGAGAAGCGTCTAATGGAATTCTTTCCACTGAATAAACGTACCGAGGAATACTTCAAGTCGGTGTTCATTAGCAAAGATCTTACGGACATTGTCAAGTTGCATGAGGCACGAGCTAGCCAGGAGGCTAAGCGTGATTTACAGCAG cttctcAACGATGCAATCAATGATAATAAATCCGCTACGGAGATCATTGAGGATGTAAAGGAGGCAGCTTTGAAGTCAAATATATCGGAACATGAGGTGATTGGGCTCATTTGGACGACTGTAATGTCCCTTGTGGAATGGAATAAGAAGGAGGAACTTGTTGCTGATCAAGCTCTTAAGCATCTAAAGCAACATACACAACTTCTTCAGGCATTCACAACAACTGATCGTGCTGAATTGGCATTAATTCTGAGAGTTCAGGAATTTTGCTATGACAACATGAATTTCATGAAAGTCTTCTCAAAGATTATTTTGCTCTTCTACAAAGCCGAAGTTGTGTCTGAGCATTCAATCTTCAAATGGTACAAGGAGGCACATTCTCCCAAAGGGAAGATGCACTTCCTTGagcaaatgaagaaattcatcgAGTGGCTCCAGAATGCTGAAGAag aGTCTGAATCCGAGGATCAAGGCGATAAAGTTGCATCTGGagagtaa